A single region of the Motilibacter peucedani genome encodes:
- a CDS encoding SurA N-terminal domain-containing protein, which yields MRRRSPRSRPAALVAAALSVAALAACAPVQAGSAAIVGDRRITTDSVRSTVDELVAQSPQVERTQALGATVSSMVEYALVDELAARQRPPVTVSDAEIAAARQQFTAQAGGEEALTQAFLQQRVPRSGESTFLRSLLLRQKIAAQLAPAAASDDERSAAFAKAATALQDELDIKVNPRFGRFDPKTFAVTPLASGGLATAASPAPSAPAAG from the coding sequence GTGCGACGACGCTCACCCCGCTCCCGTCCTGCCGCGCTGGTCGCTGCCGCCCTCTCGGTCGCCGCGCTCGCCGCGTGCGCGCCGGTCCAGGCCGGCTCCGCCGCGATCGTCGGCGACAGGCGCATCACGACCGACTCCGTGCGCTCCACCGTCGACGAGCTGGTGGCCCAGAGCCCCCAGGTCGAGCGCACGCAGGCGCTCGGCGCGACCGTGAGCTCGATGGTCGAGTACGCGCTGGTCGACGAGCTCGCCGCCCGGCAGCGCCCGCCGGTGACCGTCAGCGACGCCGAGATCGCCGCTGCCCGCCAGCAGTTCACCGCGCAGGCCGGCGGCGAGGAGGCGCTGACGCAGGCGTTCCTCCAGCAGCGGGTCCCGCGCAGCGGCGAGTCGACCTTCCTGCGCTCGCTGCTGCTGCGCCAGAAGATCGCCGCCCAGCTCGCCCCCGCCGCGGCCAGCGACGACGAGCGCTCGGCCGCCTTCGCGAAGGCGGCGACCGCCCTGCAGGACGAGCTCGACATCAAGGTCAACCCGCGCTTCGGGCGCTTCGACCCGAAGACCTTCGCGGTCACCCCGCTGGCCAGCGGCGGCCTCGCGACCGCGGCCAGCCCGGCGCCCAGCGCCCCGGCCGCGGGCTGA
- a CDS encoding dTDP-4-dehydrorhamnose 3,5-epimerase family protein, translating into MEIRRLSVPDAYEVTPVQHRDGRGAFLEWFREDVFEAEVGRPFRLRQANVSVSRLGALRGVHFADVPPGQAKYVTCLSGSVLDVVVDLRVGSPTFGRWDAVELDDVSRRAVFLSEGLGHGFVARTDGAVVSYLCSEGYAPGREHGVMPFDPDLGVDWGAPAERLLLSPKDEAAPTLAQARADGLLPDYRACRALYAASAS; encoded by the coding sequence ATGGAGATCCGTCGGCTCTCGGTGCCCGACGCCTACGAGGTGACGCCCGTGCAGCACCGCGACGGGCGCGGCGCCTTCCTCGAGTGGTTCCGCGAGGACGTCTTCGAGGCGGAGGTCGGGCGCCCGTTCCGCCTGCGCCAGGCCAACGTCTCGGTCTCGCGGCTGGGCGCGCTGCGCGGCGTCCACTTCGCCGACGTCCCGCCGGGGCAGGCGAAGTACGTCACGTGCCTTTCGGGGTCGGTGCTCGACGTGGTGGTCGACCTGCGCGTCGGCTCACCGACGTTCGGCCGCTGGGACGCCGTGGAGCTCGACGACGTGTCCCGGCGGGCGGTCTTCCTCTCCGAGGGCCTGGGGCACGGGTTCGTCGCCCGCACCGACGGCGCGGTCGTCAGCTACCTCTGCAGCGAGGGCTACGCGCCCGGCAGGGAGCACGGCGTCATGCCCTTCGACCCCGACCTCGGCGTCGACTGGGGGGCTCCGGCGGAGCGCCTGCTCCTGTCGCCGAAGGACGAGGCGGCCCCGACGCTGGCGCAGGCGCGCGCCGACGGGCTGCTGCCCGACTACCGCGCGTGCAGGGCGCTCTACGCCGCGTCTGCCTCTTAG
- the rfbD gene encoding dTDP-4-dehydrorhamnose reductase — translation MSRWLVTGAAGMLGRDVVTALEAAPGQTVDARTRAQLDLLDEGALRAAVAEADVVVNCAAWTDVDGAEAAEEAARRVNGDAVEVLARECARRGARLLQPSTDYVFSGEATQPYAEDAPPSPVNAYGRTKLVGERAVLELHPEAGYVVRTAWLYATHGRSFVTTMARLAEERPTVDVVDDQVGAPTWTRDLADALLAVGLAEQAPPGVYHATSSGQTSWYGLARATFELLGHDPERVRPTSSAVLQRVARRPGYSVLGSGRWRSASLPPVRDWFEALQSWKNAYDTPRARSSR, via the coding sequence GTGAGCCGCTGGCTGGTCACCGGCGCCGCGGGCATGCTCGGGCGCGACGTCGTGACCGCGCTCGAGGCGGCACCGGGGCAGACGGTCGACGCACGCACGCGTGCGCAGCTCGACCTGCTCGACGAGGGGGCGCTGCGGGCGGCCGTCGCCGAGGCCGACGTCGTGGTCAACTGCGCCGCCTGGACCGACGTCGACGGGGCGGAGGCCGCCGAGGAGGCGGCCCGCCGGGTCAACGGCGACGCGGTGGAGGTGCTCGCCCGCGAGTGCGCGCGGCGCGGGGCCCGGCTGCTCCAGCCCTCGACCGACTACGTGTTCTCGGGCGAGGCCACGCAGCCCTACGCGGAGGACGCGCCCCCCTCGCCGGTCAACGCCTACGGCCGCACGAAGCTCGTCGGCGAGCGCGCCGTGCTCGAGCTGCACCCGGAGGCCGGCTACGTCGTGCGCACCGCCTGGCTCTACGCGACCCACGGGCGCAGCTTCGTCACGACGATGGCACGGCTCGCCGAGGAGCGGCCCACCGTCGACGTCGTCGACGACCAGGTCGGCGCACCCACCTGGACCCGCGACCTGGCCGACGCGCTGCTCGCGGTCGGGCTGGCTGAGCAGGCGCCGCCGGGCGTCTACCACGCCACGAGCAGCGGGCAGACGAGCTGGTACGGCCTGGCTCGGGCCACCTTCGAGCTGCTCGGCCACGACCCCGAGCGGGTGCGTCCGACGAGCTCGGCCGTGTTACAGCGCGTAGCGCGACGGCCCGGCTACAGTGTGCTCGGTTCCGGACGGTGGCGGTCCGCATCGCTTCCACCCGTTCGAGACTGGTTCGAGGCCCTCCAGTCGTGGAAGAACGCGTACGACACTCCCCGTGCCCGCAGCTCGAGGTAG
- the rfbA gene encoding glucose-1-phosphate thymidylyltransferase RfbA, with translation MKGIILAGGTGTRLHPITRGISKQLMPVYDKPMVYYPLWTLVQAGIREVLVITTPQDRDSFARLLGDGSELGMSIDYAVQPRPEGLAQAFLIGAGFVGGGTVALVLGDNIFYGAGLDEQLKAVHDVDGGRIFAYRVADPTAYGVVEFDDDGRVLSIEEKPAQPRSPYAVPGIYFYDNSVLEIAAGLTPSARGELEITAVNAEYLRQGRLAVTVLPRGTAWLDTGTFDSMVQATEFVRAVELRQGQKIGCIEEAAWREGWIDDDQLAGLAQDLRASGYGDYLLSLLGR, from the coding sequence ATGAAGGGCATCATCCTGGCGGGCGGGACGGGCACGCGCCTGCACCCGATCACCCGCGGGATCAGCAAGCAGCTCATGCCGGTCTACGACAAGCCGATGGTCTACTACCCGCTCTGGACGCTGGTCCAGGCAGGCATCCGCGAGGTCCTCGTCATCACCACGCCGCAGGACCGCGACTCCTTCGCGCGCCTGCTCGGCGACGGCAGCGAGCTCGGCATGTCGATCGACTACGCGGTGCAGCCGCGCCCCGAGGGCCTCGCCCAGGCCTTCCTGATCGGCGCCGGCTTCGTCGGCGGCGGCACCGTCGCCCTCGTGCTCGGCGACAACATCTTCTACGGCGCCGGGCTCGACGAGCAGCTCAAGGCCGTGCACGACGTGGACGGCGGGCGGATCTTCGCCTACCGCGTCGCCGACCCGACCGCGTACGGCGTGGTGGAGTTCGACGACGACGGCCGCGTGCTCTCGATCGAGGAGAAGCCGGCGCAGCCGCGCTCGCCCTACGCCGTGCCCGGCATCTACTTCTACGACAACTCCGTGCTCGAGATCGCAGCCGGGCTGACCCCCAGCGCGCGCGGCGAGCTCGAGATCACCGCGGTCAACGCGGAGTACCTCCGCCAGGGCCGCCTGGCCGTCACCGTCCTGCCGCGCGGCACCGCCTGGCTCGACACCGGCACGTTCGACTCGATGGTGCAGGCGACCGAGTTCGTGCGGGCCGTCGAGCTGCGCCAGGGCCAGAAGATCGGCTGCATCGAGGAGGCGGCCTGGCGCGAGGGCTGGATCGACGACGACCAGCTGGCCGGCCTCGCCCAGGACCTGCGCGCGTCGGGCTACGGCGACTACCTGCTGAGCCTGCTCGGCCGGTGA
- a CDS encoding sugar transferase, whose product MPTQQELVAARADDRPTLVHRPSVPDDRPVLVPEPARPWGDHVLGAGTRLPRAWQRRYTAAVVASDAAAAVVISLVLVAYLLHRDSGSGAVAVGGLLAFPAVWMASLAVGRCYEERFLLSGGEAFKRLSDTGLRLLAVAAVVAALSEGTAARLVALVAVPLALLAGAVARAVGRARLHALRAKGAAMHRVVVVGSAAAVAEMVRLCRTDSTSGFSFVGALVDGPAVAGAELEGVPVLGEPSAAGSLVASSGADTLLVASGVDAEALTRLCWLVEGLGADVFVAPNLSGVSGPRLSVHPVGGVPLLHVDEPELSGPRRLLKSLFDRTMAAAGLLALLPVLAAVALAVKLDSRGPVVFKQVRVGKAGTPFTMWKFRSMVPDAERRRTEIEHLNDHGDDHVLFKMKDDPRITRVGKFLRRYSLDELPQLVNVLRGEMSLVGPRPPLPSEVERYADSSTRRLLVRPGLTGLWQVSGRSDLSWEESLRLDLHYVENWSLFFDLHILWKTGSAVLGRSGAY is encoded by the coding sequence GTGCCCACACAGCAGGAACTCGTCGCTGCGCGCGCCGACGACCGGCCCACGCTGGTCCACCGCCCGTCGGTGCCCGACGACCGTCCGGTGCTCGTGCCGGAGCCCGCACGCCCCTGGGGCGACCACGTCCTGGGCGCGGGCACCCGCCTGCCGCGCGCCTGGCAGCGCCGCTACACCGCCGCCGTCGTCGCGTCCGACGCCGCCGCCGCCGTCGTCATCTCGCTGGTGCTGGTCGCCTACCTCCTGCACCGCGACTCGGGCTCCGGCGCGGTCGCCGTGGGCGGCCTGCTCGCCTTCCCGGCCGTCTGGATGGCCTCGCTGGCCGTCGGCCGCTGCTACGAGGAGCGCTTCCTGCTCTCGGGCGGCGAGGCGTTCAAGCGGCTGAGCGACACCGGCCTGCGCCTGCTCGCGGTGGCGGCGGTCGTCGCAGCCCTCTCCGAGGGCACGGCCGCGCGGCTGGTCGCGCTGGTCGCCGTCCCGCTCGCCCTGCTCGCCGGAGCGGTGGCCCGCGCGGTCGGCCGGGCCCGCCTCCACGCCCTGCGGGCCAAGGGCGCCGCCATGCACCGCGTCGTGGTCGTCGGCTCCGCCGCCGCCGTGGCCGAGATGGTGCGGCTGTGCCGCACCGACTCCACCAGCGGCTTCTCCTTCGTCGGTGCCCTGGTCGACGGCCCGGCCGTCGCGGGCGCCGAGCTCGAGGGCGTCCCGGTGCTCGGCGAGCCGAGCGCGGCCGGCTCGCTCGTCGCCTCCTCGGGCGCCGACACCCTGCTGGTCGCCTCCGGCGTCGACGCCGAGGCGCTGACCCGGCTGTGCTGGCTGGTCGAGGGCCTCGGGGCCGACGTGTTCGTCGCGCCGAACCTCAGCGGCGTCTCGGGCCCGCGCCTGAGCGTGCACCCCGTCGGCGGCGTGCCGCTGCTCCACGTCGACGAGCCGGAGCTCTCCGGCCCGCGCCGGCTGCTCAAGTCGCTGTTCGACCGCACGATGGCCGCGGCCGGCCTGCTGGCGCTGCTGCCCGTGCTCGCGGCCGTGGCCCTCGCCGTCAAGCTCGACTCGCGCGGGCCGGTCGTCTTCAAGCAGGTGCGCGTCGGCAAGGCGGGCACGCCGTTCACCATGTGGAAGTTCCGCTCGATGGTGCCCGACGCCGAGCGCCGCCGCACCGAGATCGAGCACCTCAACGACCACGGCGACGACCACGTCCTGTTCAAGATGAAGGACGACCCGCGCATCACCCGGGTGGGCAAGTTCCTGCGCCGCTACTCCCTCGACGAGCTGCCGCAGCTGGTCAACGTGCTGCGCGGCGAGATGTCGCTGGTGGGGCCCCGGCCGCCGCTGCCCTCCGAGGTCGAGCGCTACGCCGACTCGAGCACCCGCCGGCTGCTCGTCCGGCCCGGCCTGACCGGCCTCTGGCAGGTCAGCGGCCGCTCGGACCTCTCGTGGGAGGAGTCGCTGCGCCTCGACCTGCACTACGTCGAGAACTGGAGCCTCTTCTTCGACCTGCACATCCTGTGGAAGACCGGCTCGGCGGTGCTGGGGCGCAGCGGCGCCTACTAG
- the rfbB gene encoding dTDP-glucose 4,6-dehydratase yields the protein MRLLVTGGAGFIGSHFVRTALAGGYPALAGAELVVLDALTYAGTLTNLPDVERTPGLRFVHGDVCDVDLVDALVADADAVVHFAAESHVDRSIAASAEFVRTNVLGTQTLLDAARRHSLGKFVHVSTDEVYGSIETGSWSETAPLEPNSPYSASKASSDLLARAYARTHGLDVSVTRCSNNYGPHQFPEKVVPLFVTNLLDGRSVPLYGEGRNVRDWLHVDDHCRGIALVLERGRGGEVYNIGGGTELTNRELTERLLAALGADWSRVVQVPDRLGHDLRYSVDISKVSTELGYAPRVPFDEGLAATVEWYRDNRSWWEPLKAAAALGAAG from the coding sequence ATGAGACTGCTGGTCACCGGGGGTGCGGGCTTCATCGGCTCCCACTTCGTGCGCACCGCGCTGGCGGGCGGCTACCCCGCGCTGGCCGGTGCCGAGCTCGTCGTCCTCGACGCGCTGACCTACGCAGGAACGCTGACCAACCTGCCCGACGTCGAGCGGACGCCGGGGCTGCGCTTCGTGCACGGCGACGTCTGCGACGTCGACCTGGTCGACGCGCTGGTCGCCGACGCCGACGCCGTGGTGCACTTCGCCGCCGAGTCCCACGTCGACCGCTCCATCGCGGCGTCGGCGGAGTTCGTCCGCACCAACGTGCTCGGCACCCAGACCCTGCTCGACGCCGCGCGCCGCCACTCGCTCGGCAAGTTCGTGCACGTCTCCACCGACGAGGTCTACGGCTCGATCGAGACCGGCTCGTGGAGCGAGACCGCGCCGCTGGAGCCGAACTCCCCCTACTCCGCGAGCAAGGCGTCGAGCGACCTGCTGGCCCGCGCCTACGCCCGCACCCACGGCCTCGACGTGTCGGTCACGCGCTGCTCCAACAACTACGGGCCCCACCAGTTCCCCGAGAAGGTGGTGCCGCTGTTCGTCACCAACCTGCTCGACGGGCGCAGCGTGCCGCTCTACGGCGAGGGCCGCAACGTGCGCGACTGGCTGCACGTCGACGACCACTGCCGCGGCATCGCCCTGGTGCTCGAGCGCGGGCGCGGGGGCGAGGTCTACAACATCGGCGGCGGCACCGAGCTGACCAACCGCGAGCTGACCGAGCGGCTGCTCGCCGCCCTCGGCGCCGACTGGTCGCGCGTGGTCCAGGTGCCTGACCGGCTCGGCCACGACCTGCGCTACTCCGTGGACATCTCGAAGGTGTCGACCGAGCTCGGCTACGCGCCGCGGGTGCCCTTCGACGAGGGCCTCGCAGCGACGGTCGAGTGGTACCGCGACAACCGCTCCTGGTGGGAGCCGCTCAAGGCCGCCGCCGCCCTCGGGGCGGCCGGGTGA